From a single Canis lupus baileyi chromosome 14, mCanLup2.hap1, whole genome shotgun sequence genomic region:
- the KLF10 gene encoding Krueppel-like factor 10 isoform X1 codes for MLNFGASLQHAAEERMEIISERSKESVYSWNKTAEKSDFEAVEALMSMSCSWKSDFKKYIENRPVTPVSDMSEEENLLPGTPDFHTIPAFCLTPPYSPSDFEPSQVSNLMASAPSTGHFKSFSDTAKPHIAAPFKEEEKSPVPPPKLPKAQATSVIRHTADAQLCNHRSCPVKAASILNYQDNSFRRRTHLNVEAARKNIPCAAVSPNRSKCERNTAADVDEKASPALYDFSVPSSETVICRPQPAPGSPQQKSVLVSPPAVSTGGVPPMPVICQMVPLPANNPVVTTVVPSTPPSQPPPVCPPVVFMGTQVPKGAVMFVVPQPVVQNPKPPVVSPNGTRLSPIAPAPGFSPSAAKVTPQIDSSRIRSHICSHPGCGKTYFKSSHLKAHMRTHTGEKPFSCSWKGCERRFARSDELSRHRRTHTGEKKFACPMCDRRFMRSDHLTKHARRHLSAKKLPNWQMEVSKLNDIALPPTPAPKQ; via the exons gaggaaaggatggaaataatttctgaaagatCAAAAGAGAGTGTGTATTCGTGGAACAAAACTGCAGAAAAGAGTGATTTTGAAGCTGTAGAAGCACTAATGTCAATGAGCTGCAGTTGGAAGtctgattttaagaaatatattgaaaatagaCCTGTTACTCCAGTATCCGATATGTCTGAGGAAGAAAATCTACTCCCGGGTACACCTGATTTTCATACGATTCCAGCATTT tgTTTGACTCCACCTTACAGTCCTTCTGACTTTGAACCCTCCCAAGTGTCAAATTTGATGGCATCAGCGCCATCTACTGGACACTTCAAATCATTCTCAGATACTGCCAAGCCTCACATTGCTGCACctttcaaagaggaagaaaagagccCAGTACCTCCTCCCAAACTCCCCAAGGCTCAGGCCACAAGTGTGATTCGTCATACAGCCGATGCCCAGCTGTGTAACCACCGATCCTGCCCAGTGAAAGCAGCCAGCATTCTCAATTATCAGGACAATTCTTTTCGAAGAAGAACCCACCTAAATGTTGAGGCTGCCAGAAAAAACATACCCTGTGCAGCTGTGTCACCAAACAGATCCAAGTGTGAGAGAAACACAGCAGCAGATGTTGATGAGAAAGCAAGTCCCGCACTTTATGACTTTTCTGTGCCTTCCTCAGAGACTGTCATCTGTAGACCTCAGCCAGCCCCTGGGTCCCCACAACAGAAGTCGGTGTTGGTCTCTCCACCTGCAGTATCAACAGGGGGAGTGCCACCTATGCCAGTCATCTGTCAGATGGTTCCCCTCCCTGCAAACAACCCTGTTGTGACCACAGTCGTCCCTAGCACTCCACCCAGTCAGCCACCACCCGTCTGCCCACCCGTTGTGTTCATGGGCACTCAGGTGCCCAAAGGCGCTGTCATGTTTGTCGTACCCCAGCCTGTCGTTCAGAACCCAAAGCCTCCAGTGGTGAGCCCAAATGGCACCAGACTCTCTCCTATTGCCCCTGCTCCGGGGTTTTCCCCTTCCGCAGCAAAAGTCACTCCTCAGATTGACTCCTCCAGGATAAGAAGTCACATCTGTAGCCACCCAGGATGCGGCAAGACATACTTTAAAAGCTCTCATCTGAAGGCGCACATGAGAACACACACAG GAGAAAAGCCTTTTAGCTGTAGCTGGAAAGGCTGTGAAAGGAGGTTTGCCCGTTCTGATGAACTGTCCAGACACCGGCGAACCCACACAGGTGAAAAGAAATTTGCTTGTCCCATGTGTGACCGACGGTTCATGAGGAGTGACCATTTGACCAAGCATGCCCGGCGCCATCTGTCAGCCAAGAAGCTACCAAATTGGCAGATGGAAGTGAGCAAGTTAAACGACATTGCCTTACCTCCAACCCCTGCCCCCAAACAGTGA
- the KLF10 gene encoding Krueppel-like factor 10 isoform X3 — protein sequence MEIISERSKESVYSWNKTAEKSDFEAVEALMSMSCSWKSDFKKYIENRPVTPVSDMSEEENLLPGTPDFHTIPAFCLTPPYSPSDFEPSQVSNLMASAPSTGHFKSFSDTAKPHIAAPFKEEEKSPVPPPKLPKAQATSVIRHTADAQLCNHRSCPVKAASILNYQDNSFRRRTHLNVEAARKNIPCAAVSPNRSKCERNTAADVDEKASPALYDFSVPSSETVICRPQPAPGSPQQKSVLVSPPAVSTGGVPPMPVICQMVPLPANNPVVTTVVPSTPPSQPPPVCPPVVFMGTQVPKGAVMFVVPQPVVQNPKPPVVSPNGTRLSPIAPAPGFSPSAAKVTPQIDSSRIRSHICSHPGCGKTYFKSSHLKAHMRTHTGEKPFSCSWKGCERRFARSDELSRHRRTHTGEKKFACPMCDRRFMRSDHLTKHARRHLSAKKLPNWQMEVSKLNDIALPPTPAPKQ from the exons atggaaataatttctgaaagatCAAAAGAGAGTGTGTATTCGTGGAACAAAACTGCAGAAAAGAGTGATTTTGAAGCTGTAGAAGCACTAATGTCAATGAGCTGCAGTTGGAAGtctgattttaagaaatatattgaaaatagaCCTGTTACTCCAGTATCCGATATGTCTGAGGAAGAAAATCTACTCCCGGGTACACCTGATTTTCATACGATTCCAGCATTT tgTTTGACTCCACCTTACAGTCCTTCTGACTTTGAACCCTCCCAAGTGTCAAATTTGATGGCATCAGCGCCATCTACTGGACACTTCAAATCATTCTCAGATACTGCCAAGCCTCACATTGCTGCACctttcaaagaggaagaaaagagccCAGTACCTCCTCCCAAACTCCCCAAGGCTCAGGCCACAAGTGTGATTCGTCATACAGCCGATGCCCAGCTGTGTAACCACCGATCCTGCCCAGTGAAAGCAGCCAGCATTCTCAATTATCAGGACAATTCTTTTCGAAGAAGAACCCACCTAAATGTTGAGGCTGCCAGAAAAAACATACCCTGTGCAGCTGTGTCACCAAACAGATCCAAGTGTGAGAGAAACACAGCAGCAGATGTTGATGAGAAAGCAAGTCCCGCACTTTATGACTTTTCTGTGCCTTCCTCAGAGACTGTCATCTGTAGACCTCAGCCAGCCCCTGGGTCCCCACAACAGAAGTCGGTGTTGGTCTCTCCACCTGCAGTATCAACAGGGGGAGTGCCACCTATGCCAGTCATCTGTCAGATGGTTCCCCTCCCTGCAAACAACCCTGTTGTGACCACAGTCGTCCCTAGCACTCCACCCAGTCAGCCACCACCCGTCTGCCCACCCGTTGTGTTCATGGGCACTCAGGTGCCCAAAGGCGCTGTCATGTTTGTCGTACCCCAGCCTGTCGTTCAGAACCCAAAGCCTCCAGTGGTGAGCCCAAATGGCACCAGACTCTCTCCTATTGCCCCTGCTCCGGGGTTTTCCCCTTCCGCAGCAAAAGTCACTCCTCAGATTGACTCCTCCAGGATAAGAAGTCACATCTGTAGCCACCCAGGATGCGGCAAGACATACTTTAAAAGCTCTCATCTGAAGGCGCACATGAGAACACACACAG GAGAAAAGCCTTTTAGCTGTAGCTGGAAAGGCTGTGAAAGGAGGTTTGCCCGTTCTGATGAACTGTCCAGACACCGGCGAACCCACACAGGTGAAAAGAAATTTGCTTGTCCCATGTGTGACCGACGGTTCATGAGGAGTGACCATTTGACCAAGCATGCCCGGCGCCATCTGTCAGCCAAGAAGCTACCAAATTGGCAGATGGAAGTGAGCAAGTTAAACGACATTGCCTTACCTCCAACCCCTGCCCCCAAACAGTGA
- the KLF10 gene encoding Krueppel-like factor 10 isoform X2: MEEERMEIISERSKESVYSWNKTAEKSDFEAVEALMSMSCSWKSDFKKYIENRPVTPVSDMSEEENLLPGTPDFHTIPAFCLTPPYSPSDFEPSQVSNLMASAPSTGHFKSFSDTAKPHIAAPFKEEEKSPVPPPKLPKAQATSVIRHTADAQLCNHRSCPVKAASILNYQDNSFRRRTHLNVEAARKNIPCAAVSPNRSKCERNTAADVDEKASPALYDFSVPSSETVICRPQPAPGSPQQKSVLVSPPAVSTGGVPPMPVICQMVPLPANNPVVTTVVPSTPPSQPPPVCPPVVFMGTQVPKGAVMFVVPQPVVQNPKPPVVSPNGTRLSPIAPAPGFSPSAAKVTPQIDSSRIRSHICSHPGCGKTYFKSSHLKAHMRTHTGEKPFSCSWKGCERRFARSDELSRHRRTHTGEKKFACPMCDRRFMRSDHLTKHARRHLSAKKLPNWQMEVSKLNDIALPPTPAPKQ, from the exons ATGGAG gaggaaaggatggaaataatttctgaaagatCAAAAGAGAGTGTGTATTCGTGGAACAAAACTGCAGAAAAGAGTGATTTTGAAGCTGTAGAAGCACTAATGTCAATGAGCTGCAGTTGGAAGtctgattttaagaaatatattgaaaatagaCCTGTTACTCCAGTATCCGATATGTCTGAGGAAGAAAATCTACTCCCGGGTACACCTGATTTTCATACGATTCCAGCATTT tgTTTGACTCCACCTTACAGTCCTTCTGACTTTGAACCCTCCCAAGTGTCAAATTTGATGGCATCAGCGCCATCTACTGGACACTTCAAATCATTCTCAGATACTGCCAAGCCTCACATTGCTGCACctttcaaagaggaagaaaagagccCAGTACCTCCTCCCAAACTCCCCAAGGCTCAGGCCACAAGTGTGATTCGTCATACAGCCGATGCCCAGCTGTGTAACCACCGATCCTGCCCAGTGAAAGCAGCCAGCATTCTCAATTATCAGGACAATTCTTTTCGAAGAAGAACCCACCTAAATGTTGAGGCTGCCAGAAAAAACATACCCTGTGCAGCTGTGTCACCAAACAGATCCAAGTGTGAGAGAAACACAGCAGCAGATGTTGATGAGAAAGCAAGTCCCGCACTTTATGACTTTTCTGTGCCTTCCTCAGAGACTGTCATCTGTAGACCTCAGCCAGCCCCTGGGTCCCCACAACAGAAGTCGGTGTTGGTCTCTCCACCTGCAGTATCAACAGGGGGAGTGCCACCTATGCCAGTCATCTGTCAGATGGTTCCCCTCCCTGCAAACAACCCTGTTGTGACCACAGTCGTCCCTAGCACTCCACCCAGTCAGCCACCACCCGTCTGCCCACCCGTTGTGTTCATGGGCACTCAGGTGCCCAAAGGCGCTGTCATGTTTGTCGTACCCCAGCCTGTCGTTCAGAACCCAAAGCCTCCAGTGGTGAGCCCAAATGGCACCAGACTCTCTCCTATTGCCCCTGCTCCGGGGTTTTCCCCTTCCGCAGCAAAAGTCACTCCTCAGATTGACTCCTCCAGGATAAGAAGTCACATCTGTAGCCACCCAGGATGCGGCAAGACATACTTTAAAAGCTCTCATCTGAAGGCGCACATGAGAACACACACAG GAGAAAAGCCTTTTAGCTGTAGCTGGAAAGGCTGTGAAAGGAGGTTTGCCCGTTCTGATGAACTGTCCAGACACCGGCGAACCCACACAGGTGAAAAGAAATTTGCTTGTCCCATGTGTGACCGACGGTTCATGAGGAGTGACCATTTGACCAAGCATGCCCGGCGCCATCTGTCAGCCAAGAAGCTACCAAATTGGCAGATGGAAGTGAGCAAGTTAAACGACATTGCCTTACCTCCAACCCCTGCCCCCAAACAGTGA